In a genomic window of Lonchura striata isolate bLonStr1 chromosome 4, bLonStr1.mat, whole genome shotgun sequence:
- the PPP1R3B gene encoding protein phosphatase 1 regulatory subunit 3B isoform X1, with product MHCTRVLDYFPHKQAMAVDVAMQLYLCSPPLRREKCACKIAPKPSKPLRPCIQLSSKAALNDPEEAANSFTHSKAKKRVSFADSRGFALTMVKVFSEFEDPLDISFNITELIDNIVGLTTVEKDSFVLDFIQPSVDYLDFRKRLQTDCVCLENCMLKEKSIVGTLKVKNLAFEKIVKIRMTFDTWKSFVDHPCQYVKDTYGGSDQDTFSFDIRLPAGIQSHERVEFAISFECNGKVYWDNNRGTNYRIIRSELKSAQEAVRPPQAPDFGSAFDRFGSPRCSYGLFPEWPSYSGYEKLGPYY from the exons ATGCACTGCACCAG AGTATTAGACTATTTCCCTCACAAGCAAGCAATGGCCGTGGACGTTGCAATGCAGCTGTACCTGTGCTCCCCACCCTTGCGAAGAGAGAAGTGTGCCTGCAAAATTGCTCCAAAGCCAAGCAAGCCACTGCGGCCCTGCATCCAGCTGAGCAGCAAGGCTGCGCTGAATGACCCAGAAGAGGCAGCAAACTCCTTCACACACAGCAAAGCGAAGAAGAGGGTGTCGTTTGCAGATAGCAGAGGATTCGCTCTGACAATGGTGAAGGTGTTCTCAGAGTTTGAAGATCCACTAGATATTTCTTTCAACATCACAGAGCTGATAGACAACATCGTGGGTCTGACAACAGTGGAGAAGGACAGCTTTGTCCTAGATTTTATTCAGCCCTCTGTAGACTATCTGGACTTCAGAAAGCGTCTCCAGACAGACTGTGTCTGTCTGGAAAACTGTATGCTAAAGGAGAAATCTATTGTGGGAACACTGAAGGTGAAGAACCTCGCTTTTGAAAAGATAGTGAAGATCCGGATGACGTTTGACACGTGGAAAAGCTTTGTAGATCACCCGTGCCAGTATGTCAAGGATACATACGGAGGGTCAGACCAGGACACGTTTTCCTTTGACATCAGATTGCCTGCAGGAATTCAATCACACGAAAGGGTTGAGTTTGCCATTTCCTTTGAGTGCAACGGGAAGGTGTACTGGGACAACAACAGGGGCACAAATTACAGGATCATACGTTCAGAACTGAAGTCTGCCCAGGAAGCTGTCCGGCCCCCACAGGCTCCTGACTTTGGCAGTGCATTTGACCGGTTTGGGAGCCCTCGGTGCTCCTATGGCCTCTTTCCTGAGTGGCCCAGTTACTCAGGCTATGAGAAGCTCGGGCCCTACTATTGA
- the PPP1R3B gene encoding protein phosphatase 1 regulatory subunit 3B isoform X2, producing MAVDVAMQLYLCSPPLRREKCACKIAPKPSKPLRPCIQLSSKAALNDPEEAANSFTHSKAKKRVSFADSRGFALTMVKVFSEFEDPLDISFNITELIDNIVGLTTVEKDSFVLDFIQPSVDYLDFRKRLQTDCVCLENCMLKEKSIVGTLKVKNLAFEKIVKIRMTFDTWKSFVDHPCQYVKDTYGGSDQDTFSFDIRLPAGIQSHERVEFAISFECNGKVYWDNNRGTNYRIIRSELKSAQEAVRPPQAPDFGSAFDRFGSPRCSYGLFPEWPSYSGYEKLGPYY from the coding sequence ATGGCCGTGGACGTTGCAATGCAGCTGTACCTGTGCTCCCCACCCTTGCGAAGAGAGAAGTGTGCCTGCAAAATTGCTCCAAAGCCAAGCAAGCCACTGCGGCCCTGCATCCAGCTGAGCAGCAAGGCTGCGCTGAATGACCCAGAAGAGGCAGCAAACTCCTTCACACACAGCAAAGCGAAGAAGAGGGTGTCGTTTGCAGATAGCAGAGGATTCGCTCTGACAATGGTGAAGGTGTTCTCAGAGTTTGAAGATCCACTAGATATTTCTTTCAACATCACAGAGCTGATAGACAACATCGTGGGTCTGACAACAGTGGAGAAGGACAGCTTTGTCCTAGATTTTATTCAGCCCTCTGTAGACTATCTGGACTTCAGAAAGCGTCTCCAGACAGACTGTGTCTGTCTGGAAAACTGTATGCTAAAGGAGAAATCTATTGTGGGAACACTGAAGGTGAAGAACCTCGCTTTTGAAAAGATAGTGAAGATCCGGATGACGTTTGACACGTGGAAAAGCTTTGTAGATCACCCGTGCCAGTATGTCAAGGATACATACGGAGGGTCAGACCAGGACACGTTTTCCTTTGACATCAGATTGCCTGCAGGAATTCAATCACACGAAAGGGTTGAGTTTGCCATTTCCTTTGAGTGCAACGGGAAGGTGTACTGGGACAACAACAGGGGCACAAATTACAGGATCATACGTTCAGAACTGAAGTCTGCCCAGGAAGCTGTCCGGCCCCCACAGGCTCCTGACTTTGGCAGTGCATTTGACCGGTTTGGGAGCCCTCGGTGCTCCTATGGCCTCTTTCCTGAGTGGCCCAGTTACTCAGGCTATGAGAAGCTCGGGCCCTACTATTGA